The Apostichopus japonicus isolate 1M-3 chromosome 10, ASM3797524v1, whole genome shotgun sequence genomic sequence gtttcacgcccttagggtggcgatcgtcagacaactgaacaAATACTCGCTGCGCGGGTATATTCTATGGGGAACACGAACCTTATTTCTTACGTGCACGGTTCATTGGTTTGAGCCTATTGTGGCGACACTTGGAGATGAATTCAGATCTCTTATTGAGTAAATGCGGGTTTTTAGATAGGAGGATACAGAGCTTCTCATCAATACAAAGGTTACATTGACCGGATCTACGCATGCGTGTATTGGAATGCTTAAATACGTTCCACTAAATAACGAAGGGGGCACCCTTACGCTTCAGGTCCCATATATGTTTGGAAAGCTCTGTTTCTCTCTCGTAACGCTCATGACGTAAGGACTTACTGTGGTTACTGTACCTTTGCTTAAAGGGGCCACTCGATAGCCCTATGTATGATTTGGTGTCATGACCAGTAGTAACATCGGCCCTATATATGACACTGCTCACCAAGCAAATCCCGTTGAGGGGGCAATTATGTTTTTCTCTACAATTGCATATGAACTGTGCACGTAAGAAATAAGGTTCGTGTTCCCCACAGAATATACCCGCGCAGCGAgtatttgttcatttgttcagttgtctatatatatatatatatatatatatatatatatatatatatatatatatatatatatatatatatatatataagccacaTTGCTCTACTTAACTGACCTTTCTTTTTAGTTGATGCATGGCTGTCACTCTCTTCTTCACTTTCGTGAATTTCATTTTGTCCTTCCTTGTCTTCAGTTTCCAAATCTTCTTCATCATATGGTAATTCAGATTCTCCCTCTGATTCATCAGTATAGCTTGGATCTAAGCCGAATAATAATTAGAGATTAATTAAGAGCAAGCAATAGTATGATGCTACTCAAAACACTCTACTGTGGACCAGGTACTTTATCATTAATTCAATAACATGACATTTTTGACACAGCTGACATAATGCATCAAGAGGGAGATAACAAACTTTATATTGGGATTGTAGAATAGAATCTTCACTCACCATCAAGAGGAACCTCAATTTCATCTAACTTCTTGTCTTTGAACTCCCCCACAGCACCCTTCTCCATTAATAGAAGCAGTCGTGCCACTTTAGCCATTTGTAGAGTATTTTCGGGCAGTCTATAATATTCTCGATGCACACGTATGTCATGCCCTAAGAATCCCGCCAGGACATCTAATTCATGGTCCTTCAAACATAGGATCTGGGAAACAGtggcaatttgttttcttaattttgttGATGTGAGGTTAGACGGATGCTTTGCACCTGACTTCAGTGCATACTTCCGTATGCAATCAGCTCCCCTCAATGGTTCCATAGAAGAGAAGTTTGGGCGGGCAAAGAAATAATCATTCGTCTCGCTGACTCCAATGAGGGTTCTCTTAGCAGCCAACAGTTCCATCACCTGTACCATTTCCTTTGTGAGAAGGACAGGCACTTTTCTCCCTCGTTTTCCCCTGATCTCAATGCGTTCAAGCTTGTTACACAATGTCTTCTCCCAAGATGATAGAGAGTCCATTACATCATCATTTccttgatcatgacatctgCGTTCAAAGTCAGCCAGCTTTATTCTTTGCACTTCACCACTTCTGCGTCGATTGAAGAGAATTAGCTTGCTCAGAGTTGCTTCAGCTAATGCATACCATGCTGTTACATCATCAGACAAGGCCAACAGCTTCTGTTTCTCTTCTATTACCTCAGACAATTTAGCGTGTAGTTGTCTGATGTCCTCTGATAGTGGTAGCATGTTTGGCTTGTTCCACTTGCGTTCTTCCAGTGTTGTCCTGGCACCTGTTCCCACTTTATGAGCCCACTCAATAACTGCCAGCTTTGAAAATTTATCTGCCTGATCCTCTTTAACTGGATCTTCTGATTTGATGCACTCAGCCTTCACAATCAAAGCACATGTCTGAAGTGAATGACCCAACTTAAGAGCTAACGATGGTGTCTTATACTTCCCAGTTTGGGGGTCTAATCCTGCCAGGTTTCGAACAGCTTCTAATACCGTATCAAACTGTTTTGGACTAATACAGTCATATAAGGACTTCACATCAGGTTTTGTTTCCTTGATTTTCAGCAGTAGTCTTGCAAGTTCACGCATTTTCTGACTAATGTAACCCACTTGATGTCTTTCATGACCTAGTTTGGCAAACATTCGTTCCCCATACTGAACAATAATGTGATCATGTCTAGCAGCAAACGATATGCTATCGTAAGTCATAGATGCAAAAACTGTGTCTTTAAAACTCTGTGATACTTCCTGTGAAAATGGTAGGAGCAGAGCAGATGTTGACTGGTGTCTCTTGTCTTTCATGGTTGACTCAGATGCCATGAAACAATTCTTCTTATGCTTCCATAGGTTATCTCTGGAGAAGTAACCAAAGCAGAGGTTACAGGGAAGGAACTCATCATGTGACTGGTCAAAAGGTGTCCGTCTTGCAGGAATCAAACAGCCACTGCCAGACTGCCAAACTTCAACATTATGGCTATGGTTCCCCTTGTTTCTTAACAGGGTTAAGAGTTCTTTACGCTTACATGACCCCTTTATCGTAACTCAAAGCTTCAGCAACTTCTTTTTCCTTCAAATGAACTTGTTCAAGGTGTCTTGGGAGTTTTGCATAGGTTTTCATACAGTACACACAGTACTGGTGTTTGTCCCATTTCCTTTTCCCTTTGTTGTGTGTTTTCATGACCTTTATGCTGGAAGAAGCAGGTGCaacattttccttttcacaTCTTTTTCCTGGCTTAGACCCCCTGGCATCCTCAGCTTCAACATCACTCTCTGGTGACCAGTTACCAGCATCGCTGCTACTGTCTTGTTCTATGTGATCATGCGAATTGGAAACAGTAGCGGTGGTTCTCAACACTGCAGAATCCTTTTTGTTTGGTGATTTGGAGGATTCAGTTGATGTTTCTCCCCAAAGACTACTTCCAAGTCGTCTCTGTTGTGAAGTTGGCATGGGAATGATGTATGAGCAATCACTGTCACTATCTGAGTATGGCACAAGTGTTGAAAAGATTCCCTGTAAATGGAAGCAAACAACGTGCATGAGAGTTTTTATTAATGATACAATGACATAGTTGAGATCTTAATAAAAGTAAGGAGTGGTtcaataaagaaaatgtaaacTAATCTACAACCTTTAATAAG encodes the following:
- the LOC139975429 gene encoding uncharacterized protein is translated as MARRRLKNTSEFTTHDEDFEVLFINSYIGKGLFAKKDFEGGTLLLEYCGKLLSDNDAAHLESESPNRSDYLFSFQHKGKFLCIDAYFTTSKARYINDAKETQANTFVKKVEVHGVPRLFIYSKKKIEKGTEIRYDYGNPDAEWRQDKCCDLTAVGGDALLDENADGVSDIDETTNEGEDKCCDLTTGGGDPLSDENANDESDIDETTNEGEDKCCDLTAVGGDALLDENADGESDIDETTNEGEKRSCDSTSGGSDPLLDESAGDESDIDETTNEREDKCCDLTAVGGDALLDENADDESDIDETTNEGEKRSCDSTSGGGDPLLDESAGDESDIDETTNEREDKCCDSTSGRSDPLFDENADGESDIDETTNEGEDKCCDITSGGGVIPLDESENDESDIDEIAVGGKGIFSTLVPYSDSDSDCSYIIPMPTSQQRRLGSSLWGETSTESSKSPNKKDSAVLRTTATVSNSHDHIEQDSSSDAGNWSPESDVEAEDARGSKPGKRCEKENVAPASSSIKVMKTHNKGKRKWDKHQYCVYCMKTYAKLPRHLEQVHLKEKEVAEALSYDKGVIDNLWKHKKNCFMASESTMKDKRHQSTSALLLPFSQEVSQSFKDTVFASMTYDSISFAARHDHIIVQYGERMFAKLGHERHQVGYISQKMRELARLLLKIKETKPDVKSLYDCISPKQFDTVLEAVRNLAGLDPQTGKYKTPSLALKLGHSLQTCALIVKAECIKSEDPVKEDQADKFSKLAVIEWAHKVGTGARTTLEERKWNKPNMLPLSEDIRQLHAKLSEVIEEKQKLLALSDDVTAWYALAEATLSKLILFNRRRSGEVQRIKLADFERRCHDQGNDDVMDSLSSWEKTLCNKLERIEIRGKRGRKVPVLLTKEMVQVMELLAAKRTLIGVSETNDYFFARPNFSSMEPLRGADCIRKYALKSGAKHPSNLTSTKLRKQIATVSQILCLKDHELDVLAGFLGHDIRVHREYYRLPENTLQMAKVARLLLLMEKGAVGEFKDKKLDEIEVPLDDPSYTDESEGESELPYDEEDLETEDKEGQNEIHESEEESDSHASTKKKGSPKQRVRWRRNQTATIEKHFEKHIRVQRVPRKSECEALRRKYPALATKDWKSIKYKVYNIIQQKKK